The following are encoded together in the Pleurocapsa sp. FMAR1 genome:
- a CDS encoding protein-tyrosine phosphatase family protein, which translates to MYKFAPAADEESIVFGAARPKYTQESIEQWIEFMRKKEIKKVCCLLEQNRLNRYPIDLLKTYSQNFTQECVLWQPVKDFQIPSSKILIERIIPFLISADKQNQKIVVHCSGGVGRTGIVLACWLISQREFSNQEAISSVKQNKRNPHEALIAALFRCQNPAQVKQQLDYLFNDCRHAFEQY; encoded by the coding sequence ATGTATAAATTTGCTCCTGCTGCTGACGAAGAATCGATAGTATTTGGTGCTGCAAGACCTAAATACACGCAAGAGTCTATTGAGCAGTGGATTGAGTTTATGCGAAAAAAGGAGATTAAAAAAGTTTGTTGTTTGCTGGAGCAAAATCGCCTCAATCGTTACCCAATAGACTTATTAAAAACCTATAGTCAGAATTTTACTCAAGAATGTGTATTATGGCAGCCAGTTAAAGATTTTCAGATTCCTTCATCAAAAATATTAATCGAGCGCATTATTCCCTTTCTGATTTCAGCAGACAAACAAAATCAAAAAATAGTAGTTCATTGTTCTGGAGGGGTTGGCAGGACTGGAATAGTCTTGGCTTGTTGGTTAATCAGTCAGCGCGAGTTTTCTAATCAAGAAGCCATATCTAGCGTCAAGCAAAATAAAAGAAATCCTCATGAAGCACTAATTGCTGCCTTATTCAGATGTCAAAATCCCGCTCAAGTTAAACAACAGCTAGATTATCTTTTTAATGATTGTCGCCACGCCTTTGAACAATATTAA
- a CDS encoding UDP-glucuronic acid decarboxylase family protein, translated as MRVLVTGGAGFLGSHLIDRLMKQGHDVICLDNFFTGHKRNIRHWLDNPYFELIRHDITEPISLEVDQIYHLACPASPVHYQYNPVKTIKTNVLGTLNMLGLAKRVNARFLLASTSEVYGDPDVHPQPEEYRGNVNPIGIRSCYDEGKRVAETLAFDYHRQNNVDVRVMRIFNTYGPRMFENDGRVVSNFIVQALKGIPLTVYGDGSQTRSFCYVADLIEGMMRLMNGEHIGPINIGNPGEYTILQLAETIQKMVNPDAELTFEPLPQDDPLQRQPDITKAKNLLGWKPTIDLEEGLKMTIEDFRSRIASGEA; from the coding sequence ATGAGAGTATTAGTAACTGGTGGTGCTGGTTTCCTTGGTTCCCATCTAATCGATCGCTTGATGAAGCAAGGTCATGATGTAATCTGTCTAGATAATTTTTTTACTGGTCATAAACGTAACATTAGGCATTGGCTAGACAATCCTTATTTTGAGTTGATTCGTCATGATATTACCGAGCCAATTTCTTTAGAGGTAGATCAAATCTATCATCTTGCCTGTCCTGCTTCCCCAGTTCACTATCAATACAATCCCGTCAAAACCATCAAAACCAATGTGTTGGGAACATTAAATATGCTCGGTTTAGCCAAGCGGGTTAATGCTAGGTTTTTACTAGCTTCTACTTCAGAAGTGTATGGCGATCCTGATGTGCATCCTCAACCCGAAGAATATCGCGGTAACGTAAATCCTATTGGTATTCGCAGTTGTTATGATGAAGGCAAGCGGGTAGCTGAGACTTTAGCATTTGATTATCATCGTCAAAATAACGTAGACGTGCGGGTAATGCGTATTTTTAATACTTATGGGCCGAGGATGTTTGAAAACGATGGTCGTGTAGTCAGTAACTTTATTGTTCAAGCTCTCAAAGGCATACCTTTAACTGTTTATGGCGATGGTTCACAAACCCGCAGCTTTTGCTATGTTGCCGATCTCATTGAAGGTATGATGCGGTTGATGAACGGTGAACACATTGGACCAATTAACATTGGTAACCCTGGAGAATATACGATCCTGCAACTAGCTGAAACTATTCAAAAAATGGTTAATCCTGATGCGGAATTAACTTTTGAGCCACTTCCTCAAGATGATCCTTTGCAAAGACAACCTGATATCACCAAGGCTAAAAATCTTTTAGGTTGGAAACCTACTATTGACCTAGAAGAGGGACTGAAAATGACTATTGAAGACTTTCGTTCTCGAATCGCCAGTGGAGAAGCTTAG
- a CDS encoding c-type cytochrome, producing the protein MQKLIAIIAVAIITLFTSVSSPVLADVTTNLDSGAKVFKANCAGCHAKGGNIVRRGKNLKSKALHKYKMDSQEAIASIVTNGKGIMSAYGDKLTPEQIADVSAFVLQRAEQNWQQIN; encoded by the coding sequence TTGCAAAAATTAATCGCTATTATTGCCGTTGCTATAATTACTTTATTTACTTCCGTTAGCTCTCCTGTTTTGGCTGATGTTACTACTAATCTTGATAGTGGCGCAAAGGTATTCAAAGCCAACTGTGCTGGGTGTCATGCCAAGGGAGGAAATATTGTACGACGGGGCAAAAATCTAAAGTCAAAAGCTCTCCATAAATACAAAATGGATAGTCAAGAGGCGATCGCATCGATAGTAACTAATGGTAAGGGTATTATGTCAGCTTATGGAGATAAGTTAACTCCCGAACAAATAGCAGATGTCAGTGCTTTTGTACTTCAAAGGGCAGAACAAAATTGGCAGCAAATAAATTAA
- a CDS encoding UDP-glucose dehydrogenase family protein codes for MRVCVIGTGYVGLVTGVCLSHIGHDVICVDNNEEKVKLMQAGQSPIYEPGLSELMKSSSESGKLIFTSDLAKGVSHGEILYIAVGTPPLPTGESDTRYVEAVARGIGTHLQGEYKVIVNKSTVPIGSGDWVRMLVLDGNKEAGSNVEPVFDVVSNPEFLREGSAVYDTFNPDRIVLGGNSDKAISMMQELYSPLVTREYAIDKSASPVPVVVTDLSSAEMIKYAANSFLATKISFINEVANICDRVGADVTQVAAGIGLDSRIGGKFLSAGIGWGGSCFPKDVSALVHTADDYGYESELLKAAINVNQRQRLLALEKLQNELKILKGKTIGLLGLTFKPDTDDMRDAPALDLIEQLNRLGARVKAYDPIVSQSGLSHGLSNVRIEGNAEMLADCCDALVLVTDWKEFLKLDFTKIVKLMNNPLIIDGRNFLDREAIQAAGMRYIGMGR; via the coding sequence ATGCGTGTTTGCGTTATTGGTACGGGATATGTCGGTTTGGTTACGGGTGTATGTTTGTCTCATATCGGACACGATGTAATCTGTGTCGATAACAACGAAGAAAAAGTTAAGTTGATGCAGGCTGGACAATCACCTATTTATGAGCCAGGTTTGTCTGAACTAATGAAGTCTTCGTCTGAATCTGGAAAGTTAATTTTTACTTCTGATTTGGCAAAAGGTGTAAGCCACGGAGAGATCCTTTACATAGCTGTCGGTACACCACCCCTACCTACAGGAGAAAGTGACACTCGCTATGTAGAGGCCGTAGCGCGGGGTATTGGGACTCATTTGCAAGGTGAATATAAAGTAATTGTCAACAAGTCAACCGTGCCAATTGGCTCTGGTGACTGGGTAAGAATGCTGGTATTAGATGGCAATAAAGAAGCTGGTAGCAATGTAGAACCAGTTTTTGATGTGGTTAGCAATCCTGAATTTTTACGTGAAGGTTCAGCAGTATATGATACTTTCAACCCCGATCGCATTGTCTTAGGTGGTAATAGTGATAAGGCAATTTCGATGATGCAGGAACTTTATAGTCCCTTAGTTACTAGAGAGTATGCTATAGATAAGTCCGCCTCTCCTGTACCAGTCGTAGTCACGGACTTGAGTTCAGCCGAAATGATTAAGTATGCTGCCAACTCTTTTTTGGCAACTAAAATTAGCTTTATCAACGAAGTAGCCAATATATGCGATCGCGTTGGTGCCGACGTAACTCAAGTTGCTGCGGGAATTGGTTTAGACTCACGCATCGGCGGTAAATTTTTGAGTGCGGGTATTGGTTGGGGTGGCTCTTGTTTCCCCAAAGATGTGTCCGCTTTGGTTCACACTGCTGATGACTATGGTTATGAATCCGAACTGCTGAAAGCAGCTATCAACGTTAACCAGCGTCAACGCTTGCTAGCTTTAGAGAAGCTACAAAATGAGCTAAAAATTCTCAAGGGTAAAACCATTGGTTTATTAGGTTTGACCTTCAAGCCAGACACCGACGACATGAGAGATGCCCCTGCACTAGACTTAATTGAGCAACTCAATCGTCTTGGTGCAAGAGTCAAAGCCTACGATCCTATTGTCTCTCAATCAGGCTTGAGTCATGGTCTTTCAAATGTAAGAATTGAAGGCAATGCCGAAATGCTGGCAGACTGTTGTGATGCTTTGGTCTTAGTTACCGACTGGAAAGAATTTCTCAAGCTAGACTTTACTAAAATAGTCAAGTTAATGAACAATCCTCTAATAATTGATGGACGAAATTTCTTAGATCGCGAAGCTATTCAAGCTGCTGGTATGCGCTACATTGGCATGGGTAGATAA
- the cofH gene encoding 7,8-didemethyl-8-hydroxy-5-deazariboflavin synthase subunit CofH: protein MVYQVQDISTVTGILERAEKGEDISVEEGIYLLQQDSEVKSAIATTANNLRQKQVGDTITYVVNRNINFTNICEQHCSFCAFRRDADEAGSFWLDSSQIISKATEAVEIGATEICMQGGLNLQAKINGESLAYYLNLVKEIKNKFPQLHLHAFSPQEIQFIAREDGISYEKVLLALKEAGLGSMPGTAAEILDDKVRNVICPEKINSATWLEIIGLAHRLGIPTTSTMLSGHIETKQQQIEHLAKLRSLQQTAVANNYPAKITEFIILPFVGQEAPAPIRSRVGRDQPDVAEVLHLTAVARIFLGNWIPNHQPSWVKIGLKGAQKALECGCNDIGGTLMEEHITTMAGAQGGTYMSVENLQQAIATLNRRYQERNTVYKYL from the coding sequence GTGGTTTATCAAGTTCAGGATATAAGCACAGTTACAGGTATTTTAGAACGGGCAGAAAAAGGGGAAGATATTTCGGTAGAAGAGGGAATTTATCTGCTTCAACAAGATTCGGAAGTTAAAAGTGCGATCGCCACAACTGCCAACAATCTCAGACAAAAGCAGGTAGGAGATACCATAACCTATGTAGTTAATCGCAATATTAACTTTACCAATATCTGTGAACAGCACTGTAGTTTTTGCGCTTTTCGTCGGGATGCTGATGAAGCGGGATCATTTTGGCTTGATAGTTCTCAAATCATTTCTAAAGCAACAGAAGCAGTCGAAATTGGCGCAACAGAAATCTGTATGCAGGGGGGTTTAAATCTTCAGGCAAAAATAAACGGCGAGTCTTTAGCTTACTATCTCAATCTTGTTAAGGAAATTAAAAATAAATTTCCCCAGTTACATCTTCATGCCTTTTCTCCCCAAGAAATCCAGTTTATTGCTAGAGAAGACGGCATTAGCTATGAAAAAGTGCTGTTAGCTTTAAAAGAAGCTGGTTTAGGTTCAATGCCTGGCACAGCAGCCGAAATACTCGACGATAAAGTAAGAAATGTTATTTGTCCTGAAAAGATTAATAGTGCGACTTGGCTGGAGATAATTGGTTTAGCTCATCGTTTGGGCATACCTACTACTAGTACGATGCTATCGGGTCATATTGAAACCAAACAACAGCAAATAGAACATCTGGCAAAATTGCGATCGCTCCAGCAAACTGCCGTTGCTAATAATTATCCAGCCAAAATCACCGAGTTTATTATTCTACCTTTTGTCGGGCAAGAAGCCCCTGCCCCTATTCGTAGTCGCGTCGGTAGAGATCAGCCAGATGTAGCAGAAGTATTGCATTTAACTGCCGTTGCCCGCATCTTCTTAGGTAACTGGATACCCAATCACCAACCAAGCTGGGTAAAAATTGGTCTAAAAGGAGCGCAAAAAGCCCTGGAGTGTGGCTGTAACGATATTGGTGGAACCTTAATGGAAGAACATATTACCACCATGGCAGGGGCGCAAGGAGGCACCTATATGTCAGTAGAGAATTTACAACAGGCGATCGCAACTCTAAATCGTCGCTACCAAGAAAGAAATACTGTCTATAAATATTTATGA